From the genome of Homo sapiens chromosome 6 genomic scaffold, GRCh38.p14 alternate locus group ALT_REF_LOCI_4 HSCHR6_MHC_MANN_CTG1, one region includes:
- the AGER gene encoding advanced glycosylation end product-specific receptor isoform 6 precursor (isoform 6 precursor is encoded by transcript variant 9) translates to MAAGTAVGAWVLVLSLWGAVVGAQNITARIGEPLVLKCKGAPKKPPQRLEWKLNTGRTEAWKVLSPQGGGPWDSVARVLPNGSLFLPAVGIQDEGIFRCQAMNRNGKETKSNYRVRVYQIPGKPEIVDSASELTAGVPNKVGTCVSEGSYPAGTLSWHLDGKPLVPNEKGVSVKEQTRRHPETGLFTLQSELMVTPARGGDPRPTFSCSFSPGLPRHRALRTAPIQPRVWEPVPLEEVQLVVEPEGGAVAPGGTVTLTCEVPAQPSPQIHWMKDGVPLPLPPSPVLILPEIGPQDQGTYSCVATHSSHGPQESRAVSISIIEPGEEGPTAGEGFDKVREAEDSPQHM, encoded by the exons ATGGCAGCCGGAACAGCAGTTGGAGCCTGGGTGCTGGTCCTCAGTCTGTGGG GGGcagtagtaggtgctcaaaacaTCACAGCCCGGATTGGCGAGCCACTGGTGCTGAAGTGTAAGGGGGCCCCCAAGAAACCACCCCAGCGGCTGGAATGGAAACTG AACACAGGCCGGACAGAAGCTTGGAAGGTCCTGTCTCCCCAGGGAGGAGGCCCCTGGGACAGTGTGGCTCGTGTCCTTCCCAACGGCTCCCTCTTCCTTCCGGCTGTCGGGATCCAGGATGAGGGGATTTTCCGGTGCCAGGCAATGAACAGGAATGGAAAGGAGACCAAGTCCAACTACCGAGTCCGTGTCTACC AGATTCCTGGGAAGCCAGAAATTGTAGATTCTGCCTCTGAACTCACGGCTGGTGTTCCCAATAAG GTGGGGACATGTGTGTCAGAGGGAAGCTACCCTGCAGGGACTCTTAGCTGGCACTTGGATGGGAAGCCCCTGGTGCCTAATGAGAAGG GAGTATCTGTGAAGGAACAGACCAGGAGACACCCTGAGACAGGGCTCTTCACACTGCAGTCGGAGCTAATGGTGACCCCAGCCCGGGGAGGAGATCCCCGTCCCACCTTCTCCTGTAGCTTCAGCCCAGGCCTTCCCCGACACCGGGCCTTGCGCACAGCCCCCATCCAGCCCCGTGTCTGGG AGCCTGTGCCTCTGGAGGAGGTCCAATTGGTGGTGGAGCCAGAAGGTGGAGCAGTAGCTCCTGGTGGAACCGTAACCCTGACCTGTGAAGTCCCTGCCCAGCCCTCTCCTCAAATCCACTGGATGAAGGAT gGTGTGCCCTTGCCCCTTCCCCCCAGCCCTGTGCTGATCCTCCCTGAGATAGGGCCTCAGGACCAGGGAACCTACAGCTGTGTGGCCACCCATTCCAGCCACGGGCCCCAGGAAAGCCGTGCtgtcagcatcagcatcatcg AACCAGGCGAGGAGGGGCCAACTGCAGGTGAGGGGTTTGATAAAGTCAGGGAAGCAGAAGATAGCCCCCAACACATGTGA
- the AGER gene encoding advanced glycosylation end product-specific receptor isoform 4 precursor (isoform 4 precursor is encoded by transcript variant 4): MAAGTAVGAWVLVLSLWGAVVGAQNITARIGEPLVLKCKGAPKKPPQRLEWKLNTGRTEAWKVLSPQGGGPWDSVARVLPNGSLFLPAVGIQDEGIFRCQAMNRNGKETKSNYRVRVYQIPGKPEIVDSASELTAGVPNKVVEESRRSRKRPCEQEVGTCVSEGSYPAGTLSWHLDGKPLVPNEKGVSVKEQTRRHPETGLFTLQSELMVTPARGGDPRPTFSCSFSPGLPRHRALRTAPIQPRVWEPVPLEEVQLVVEPEGGAVAPGGTVTLTCEVPAQPSPQIHWMKDGVPLPLPPSPVLILPEIGPQDQGTYSCVATHSSHGPQESRAVSISIIEPGEEGPTAGEGFDKVREAEDSPQHM; this comes from the exons ATGGCAGCCGGAACAGCAGTTGGAGCCTGGGTGCTGGTCCTCAGTCTGTGGG GGGcagtagtaggtgctcaaaacaTCACAGCCCGGATTGGCGAGCCACTGGTGCTGAAGTGTAAGGGGGCCCCCAAGAAACCACCCCAGCGGCTGGAATGGAAACTG AACACAGGCCGGACAGAAGCTTGGAAGGTCCTGTCTCCCCAGGGAGGAGGCCCCTGGGACAGTGTGGCTCGTGTCCTTCCCAACGGCTCCCTCTTCCTTCCGGCTGTCGGGATCCAGGATGAGGGGATTTTCCGGTGCCAGGCAATGAACAGGAATGGAAAGGAGACCAAGTCCAACTACCGAGTCCGTGTCTACC AGATTCCTGGGAAGCCAGAAATTGTAGATTCTGCCTCTGAACTCACGGCTGGTGTTCCCAATAAGGTAGTGGAAGAAAGCAGGAGAAGTAGAAAACGGCCCTGTGAACAGGAG GTGGGGACATGTGTGTCAGAGGGAAGCTACCCTGCAGGGACTCTTAGCTGGCACTTGGATGGGAAGCCCCTGGTGCCTAATGAGAAGG GAGTATCTGTGAAGGAACAGACCAGGAGACACCCTGAGACAGGGCTCTTCACACTGCAGTCGGAGCTAATGGTGACCCCAGCCCGGGGAGGAGATCCCCGTCCCACCTTCTCCTGTAGCTTCAGCCCAGGCCTTCCCCGACACCGGGCCTTGCGCACAGCCCCCATCCAGCCCCGTGTCTGGG AGCCTGTGCCTCTGGAGGAGGTCCAATTGGTGGTGGAGCCAGAAGGTGGAGCAGTAGCTCCTGGTGGAACCGTAACCCTGACCTGTGAAGTCCCTGCCCAGCCCTCTCCTCAAATCCACTGGATGAAGGAT gGTGTGCCCTTGCCCCTTCCCCCCAGCCCTGTGCTGATCCTCCCTGAGATAGGGCCTCAGGACCAGGGAACCTACAGCTGTGTGGCCACCCATTCCAGCCACGGGCCCCAGGAAAGCCGTGCtgtcagcatcagcatcatcg AACCAGGCGAGGAGGGGCCAACTGCAGGTGAGGGGTTTGATAAAGTCAGGGAAGCAGAAGATAGCCCCCAACACATGTGA